A stretch of Malus sylvestris chromosome 11, drMalSylv7.2, whole genome shotgun sequence DNA encodes these proteins:
- the LOC126588566 gene encoding nucleolar GTP-binding protein 1-like, translating into MVQHNFKKMTVVPNGKDFIDIILSRTQRQTPTVVHKGYAISRLRQFYMRKVKYTQQNFHEKLSTIIDEFPRLDDIHPFYGDLLHVLYNKDHFKLALGQINAARTLIGKISKDYVKLLKYGNSLYRSKCLKVAALGRMCTVIKRIGPSLAYLEQIRQHMARLPSIDPNTRTVLICGYPNVGKSSFINKITRADVDIQPYAFTTKSLFVGHTDYKYLRYQVIDTPGILDRPFEDRNIIEMCSITALAHLRAAVLFFLDISGSCGYNIAQQASLFHSIKSLFMNKPLIIVCNKTDLQPLEGISEEDKKLVAEMKNEAMKTVIGQGGEATNDEGVLLTMSTLTEEGVISVKSAACERLLNQRVELKMKSKKINECLNRFHVALPKPRDSKERPPCIPQAVLEAKSKQAAEKEKRTTERDLENENGGAGVYSASLKKHYILANDEWKEDVMPEILDGYNVCDFVDPDIFHRLKELEREEGLRHKEQGDDDFEMDALKLTPEEQKMLAGIRKKRSKFIQQHRIKKSTAESRPIVPRKFNKDREFTTKRMGRQLTKLGIDPTMAINRARSRSVSKGRKRERSVDGGDTDGGDAMDMDVDAPNKKQLMLSRSRSRSRSRPPTEVVPGEGFKDSSQKAKAIKKARKSNTMRNKNARRGEADRVIPTLKPKHLFSGKRSIGKTQRR; encoded by the coding sequence ATGGTGCAGCATAACTTTAAGAAGATGACTGTTGTACCAAATGGGAAGGACTTCATTGACATAATCCTATCTCGCACCCAGCGGCAGACCCCAACTGTAGTACACAAGGGTTATGCAATTTCCCGCCTTCGTCAGTTCTATATGCGCAAGGTGAAATATACCCAACAGAATTTTCATGAGAAGCTCTCCACAATTATTGATGAGTTTCCTAGGCTTGATGATATCCACCCTTTCTATGGCGACCTTCTTCATGTTCTCTACAACAAAGATCACTTCAAGCTTGCACTGGGCCAAATCAATGCTGCAAGGACCCTTATTGGAAAGATTTCTAAAGACTATGTGAAATTGTTGAAGTATGGTAATTCACTTTACCGAAGCAAATGTCTCAAGGTCGCTGCTCTTGGCCGTATGTGCACGGTGATAAAGAGGATCGGTCCTAGTTTAGCTTATCTAGAACAAATTAGGCAACACATGGCAAGGCTACCTTCAATTGACCCTAATACCAGGACAGTATTGATTTGTGGGTATCCAAATGTTGGAAAGAGTTCATTCATTAACAAGATTACTAGGGCTGATGTGGATATCCAGCCCTATGCTTTTACCACCAAATCACTCTTCGTGGGACATACAGATTATAAATACTTGAGGTACCAGGTAATTGATACGCCGGGGATTTTGGACCGACCTTTTGAAGACCGTAATATAATTGAGATGTGCAGCATCACAGCTCTGGCCCACTTGAGAGCTGCGGTGTTGTTCTTCTTGGATATCTCGGGGTCTTGTGGGTACAACATTGCCCAACAGGCATCTCTTTTTCACAGCATTAAGTCTCTATTTATGAACAAACCACTGATTATAGTCTGCAACAAGACTGACTTGCAGCCACTGGAGGGCATATCCGAGGAAGACAAGAAGTTGGTCGCAGAGATGAAAAATGAAGCAATGAAGACAGTGATTGGTCAAGGAGGTGAGGCTACAAACGATGAGGGGGTACTCTTGACCATGAGCACTTTGACCGAGGAAGGGGTGATTTCTGTAAAGAGTGCAGCTTGTGAGAGGTTGTTGAATCAGAGAGTagaattgaagatgaaatcgaaaaaaataaatgaatgcTTAAATCGTTTTCATGTTGCATTGCCAAAGCCTCGGGACAGCAAGGAAAGGCCCCCGTGTATACCTCAGGCAGTTTTAGAGGCTAAGTCTAAGCAAGCAGCGGAGAAGGAAAAGAGGACTACAGAAAGGGATTTGGAGAATGAGAATGGCGGTGCTGGTGTGTACTCTGCCAGTTTGAAGAAGCACTATATCTTAGCTAATGACGAATGGAAAGAGGATGTCATGCCAGAAATTCTTGATGGGTACAATGTATGTGACTTTGTTGATCCTGATATATTTCACAGGCTTAAGGAGTTGGAACGAGAAGAAGGACTCCGGCACAAAGAGCAGGGTGATGATGATTTTGAGATGGATGCATTGAAACTGACTCCAGAAGAGCAAAAGATGTTGGCGGGGATAAGGAAAAAGAGAAGCAAGTTCATTCAACAACATAGAATCAAGAAGAGTACAGCAGAGAGTCGACCAATTGTACCAAGGAAATTCAACAAGGATAGGGAGTTCACAACAAAGAGAATGGGGAGGCAGCTTACAAAGTTGGGGATTGATCCTACTATGGCAATTAATCGAGCCCGAAGCAGATCTGTCTCCAAGGGTCGGAAGAGGGAGCGATCAGTTGACGGGGGTGATACTGATGGTGGGGATGCTATGGACATGGATGTTGATGCACCCAACAAGAAGCAGCTCATGTTATCTAGATCCCGCTCCCGCTCAAGATCAAGGCCTCCAACTGAAGTTGTCCCTGGAGAGGGCTTCAAGGACTCTTCCCAAAAGGCCAAGGCAATAAAGAAGGCCAGGAAATCTAATACGATGCGAAACAAGAATGCTCGTCGTGGAGAGGCTGATAGGGTCATTCCCACTTTAAAGCCAAAGCACTTGTTTTCTGGAAAACGATCAATTggaaaaactcaaaggcgctGA